The following coding sequences are from one Blastocatellia bacterium window:
- a CDS encoding amidohydrolase family protein produces the protein MIVGAVLLLGLLVWTSPGQQGTGVIFDRAAEDLEKEPVTALVGGAVLDGITHVPIEDSVILISGSRIKAIGRSDRIKIPPGATVIDVRGKFVLPGLIDAHNHLEGLGLDEGDGEFTDTPEKLRQVILTNAQLDLLSGVTTLRECGSSEAVLRLRDQIEAVGPRLFAAGPQFVKRDPTQPPSPLFIEYDGVKDARKKVKEQIAKGIDLVKLRITRQRPMPTLEEVSALVEEAHRAGLKVAVHTDVPHEDAVRLAIAAGVDTIEHSAPLRVYDDRLLIEMARRGIISVPTLYQIQAQRIDPLEKKDEELIEPPLSHRLAPDLLQALTRRAALWRRNLSDWRARGYDPRALLRERFLAVARARSLGVRIALGPDTGSDLVPHGRFYKEIALYVTVGGLSPIEALQMATRIAAETIGKEKELGTIEPGKLADLIVIEGDPLMDIENLRNVVMVIKGGKIIEVPRIEGRITERRKLGKDARDSLPLTAGGW, from the coding sequence ATGATTGTGGGAGCGGTTTTACTCCTCGGCTTGCTCGTCTGGACATCCCCAGGGCAACAGGGAACGGGTGTGATTTTTGATCGCGCCGCAGAGGATCTGGAGAAAGAGCCCGTGACGGCACTCGTCGGAGGGGCGGTACTCGACGGAATCACGCATGTTCCCATCGAGGATTCGGTTATCCTCATCTCCGGCAGCCGCATTAAAGCCATCGGGCGATCCGACCGGATCAAGATTCCTCCTGGCGCAACGGTCATTGACGTGCGGGGGAAGTTCGTTCTGCCGGGACTCATTGACGCCCACAATCACTTGGAGGGGCTCGGTCTGGACGAGGGCGACGGCGAGTTCACCGATACGCCGGAAAAGCTCCGGCAGGTCATTTTGACGAATGCCCAGCTTGATCTGCTCTCCGGGGTGACGACCCTTCGGGAGTGCGGCTCCAGCGAGGCGGTTCTCCGGCTGCGCGATCAGATCGAAGCGGTGGGGCCGAGACTTTTCGCCGCCGGACCACAATTTGTCAAACGTGATCCCACGCAGCCGCCATCGCCGCTTTTCATCGAGTACGACGGCGTCAAGGATGCCCGGAAGAAAGTGAAGGAGCAAATTGCCAAGGGCATTGACCTGGTGAAACTGAGAATCACGCGTCAGCGTCCGATGCCGACGCTGGAAGAAGTCAGCGCCCTGGTTGAGGAGGCTCATCGGGCGGGGCTGAAAGTGGCCGTTCACACGGATGTGCCTCATGAAGACGCCGTCCGGCTGGCCATTGCTGCTGGCGTGGATACGATTGAGCACAGTGCGCCGCTGCGCGTCTACGATGATCGGCTCCTCATCGAGATGGCCCGCCGGGGCATCATCAGTGTACCGACGCTCTATCAAATCCAGGCCCAGCGCATTGATCCTCTGGAGAAAAAAGACGAGGAGTTGATCGAGCCGCCATTGAGTCATCGGCTGGCCCCGGACCTTCTTCAAGCGCTCACCCGGCGAGCTGCGCTCTGGCGAAGGAACCTCTCGGACTGGCGGGCGCGAGGATATGACCCTCGCGCGCTGCTCCGGGAGCGATTTCTCGCTGTGGCGCGCGCGCGCTCGCTCGGCGTGAGAATTGCTCTCGGCCCGGACACGGGATCCGATCTGGTTCCGCATGGCCGATTCTACAAGGAGATCGCCCTCTATGTGACCGTCGGCGGCCTCTCTCCCATCGAAGCACTGCAGATGGCGACCCGCATCGCGGCTGAAACCATTGGCAAAGAGAAAGAGCTGGGAACGATTGAGCCGGGAAAACTGGCCGACCTGATCGTCATCGAGGGCGATCCGCTCATGGATATTGAGAACCTGCGCAACGTCGTCATGGTCATCAAAGGGGGGAAGATCATCGAGGTTCCTCGCATCGAGGGGAGAATCACCGAGCGACGCAAGCTGGGAAAGGACGCGCGGGATTCCCTGCCCCTTACAGCCGGCGGATGGTGA
- a CDS encoding isocitrate dehydrogenase (NAD(+)) codes for MTERKRHRVTLIPGDGIGPECAASVVRIIEAAGVPIEWDEHVAGMQAINKFGDPLPFALLESIKENRVALKGPLTTPIAEGFQSVNVRLRKELDLFANLRPIRTLPGVPSRFGDVDLVVVRENTEDLYSGLEHIVVPGVVESLKIITERASLRIARFAFEYARREGRRKVTAVHKANIMKLSDGLFLDCFRRVARDYPDIEEDEKIVDNACMQLVMNPQQFDVLLLENLYGDIVSDLAAGLVGGLGVVPGANIGETVAVFEAVHGSAPDIAGKNLANPTALLLSALMMLRHLGETEAADRIYAALIRTLAERQIRTRDLGGRATTTEFTQAIIRELKD; via the coding sequence ATGACGGAGAGGAAACGACATCGCGTGACACTCATTCCCGGCGATGGGATTGGGCCGGAGTGCGCGGCGTCTGTCGTCAGAATCATCGAAGCCGCCGGGGTCCCTATTGAATGGGATGAACACGTTGCCGGAATGCAGGCCATCAATAAGTTCGGCGATCCGCTCCCGTTTGCTCTGCTCGAATCCATCAAAGAAAATCGCGTGGCGTTGAAGGGGCCGCTGACGACGCCCATTGCCGAAGGCTTTCAAAGCGTCAACGTCCGGCTGCGAAAGGAACTGGACCTGTTCGCCAACCTCCGTCCTATTCGCACGCTTCCTGGCGTGCCCTCTCGCTTCGGCGACGTGGACCTCGTCGTGGTGCGAGAAAACACCGAGGACCTGTATTCCGGGCTGGAGCACATCGTCGTGCCCGGCGTGGTCGAATCGCTCAAGATCATCACCGAGCGGGCCTCGTTGCGCATCGCTCGCTTTGCCTTCGAGTACGCCCGTCGGGAAGGTCGTCGCAAGGTCACTGCCGTTCACAAGGCCAATATCATGAAGCTCTCCGACGGTCTTTTCCTCGATTGTTTCCGCCGCGTCGCCCGCGACTATCCCGACATCGAGGAGGACGAGAAGATCGTTGACAATGCCTGCATGCAACTGGTCATGAATCCTCAGCAGTTCGATGTGCTTTTGCTGGAAAATCTCTACGGCGACATCGTCTCGGACCTGGCGGCGGGATTGGTGGGCGGCCTCGGCGTTGTTCCCGGAGCCAACATCGGAGAAACGGTGGCCGTTTTCGAGGCCGTTCATGGCAGCGCACCGGACATCGCCGGGAAAAATCTGGCCAATCCCACGGCCCTGCTGCTGTCGGCGCTCATGATGTTGCGTCATCTGGGAGAGACGGAGGCGGCCGATCGCATCTACGCGGCGCTCATTCGCACGCTCGCCGAGCGTCAGATTCGCACTCGCGACCTCGGCGGCAGGGCTACGACCACAGAATTTACTCAGGCGATAATCCGTGAGCTGAAGGATTAA